One Bradyrhizobium sp. CCGB12 genomic window carries:
- the nifA gene encoding nif-specific transcriptional activator NifA gives MQHESRKTEQGAREGDLDKEDLLMLHVVSARERLHSESEAAPRVFIEPLRESALTGILEITKVITSPCDLEVTLANVVDLLQSFVHMRHGIVSLFDDDGMPDITVGPGWSEGSDERYRMRLPLKAIDQIVATDSPLIAENVAIEPAFTAAEMDMLGASNDVVVSFIGVPIRIDAKVAGTLTIDRVVDHRSSVRLDHDVRLLTMIANLIGQTIKLHRLLTFDRNRRMAEKDTQEKQSVELKQPARERKTVRIPGIIGDSPPLRAMLEKIAVVSKSNSSVLLRGESGTGKELVAKAIHELSSRAKRPFIKLNCAALSETVLESELFGHEKGAFTGAFSSRKGRFELADKGTLFLDEIGEISPSFQAKLLRVLQEQEFERVGSNQTIKVDVRVIAATNKNLEDAVARNEFRADLYYRISVVPLLLPPLRERRDDIALLATQFLRSFNSENGRSLAFDPSAVETLMNCEFPGNVRELENCVQRTATLAPGPSIVKSDFACWQGQCLSSKLWKSKPHETGLLRGLDVPLPVNPSTEATDAADPVPPYGGALAPLTPAGAALAGGPRIADRERVIAAMERSGWVQAKAARLLGLTPRQIGYALRKYGIEIKRF, from the coding sequence ATGCAACACGAATCTCGTAAAACCGAACAAGGTGCCAGGGAGGGCGATCTTGACAAGGAAGACCTCCTTATGCTGCATGTTGTTTCCGCACGCGAAAGACTTCACTCGGAATCGGAGGCGGCCCCACGGGTGTTCATAGAGCCGTTGCGCGAGAGTGCGCTGACCGGCATCCTTGAAATTACGAAAGTAATTACGTCCCCATGCGACCTAGAGGTCACATTGGCGAACGTCGTCGACCTTCTGCAATCGTTTGTGCACATGCGACACGGCATCGTCTCGCTCTTCGACGATGATGGAATGCCGGACATTACCGTCGGCCCCGGCTGGAGCGAGGGCAGTGACGAGCGTTACCGGATGCGTCTACCGCTCAAGGCAATTGACCAGATCGTGGCGACGGACAGCCCGCTCATTGCCGAAAATGTAGCAATTGAGCCCGCCTTTACTGCCGCGGAAATGGATATGCTCGGCGCGTCGAATGATGTCGTAGTGTCGTTCATCGGCGTTCCCATTCGCATTGATGCGAAAGTCGCTGGCACGCTAACTATCGATCGCGTCGTCGACCACAGGTCGAGTGTTCGACTCGATCATGACGTGCGGCTTCTGACCATGATCGCCAATCTGATTGGCCAGACCATCAAGCTGCATCGCCTGTTGACGTTTGACCGCAACCGGCGGATGGCTGAGAAGGACACGCAGGAAAAGCAATCAGTCGAGCTCAAGCAGCCTGCGAGGGAGCGGAAGACAGTTCGGATCCCGGGGATCATTGGTGATAGCCCGCCATTGCGCGCCATGTTGGAGAAGATCGCTGTGGTCTCCAAATCGAACAGCTCAGTGTTGCTGCGCGGCGAATCAGGCACCGGCAAGGAGCTGGTTGCAAAAGCCATTCACGAGCTGTCATCACGCGCAAAGAGGCCCTTTATAAAGCTGAATTGCGCTGCGCTCTCCGAGACGGTTCTGGAATCGGAGTTGTTCGGTCATGAGAAGGGTGCCTTCACCGGCGCCTTCAGCTCGCGCAAGGGGCGCTTCGAACTGGCTGACAAAGGAACTCTCTTTCTCGATGAAATCGGAGAAATATCGCCCTCGTTTCAGGCGAAGTTGCTGCGCGTCTTGCAAGAACAGGAGTTCGAGCGTGTTGGTAGCAACCAAACAATCAAGGTCGACGTTCGTGTAATTGCCGCGACGAACAAGAACCTTGAAGACGCTGTGGCACGAAATGAGTTCCGCGCCGACCTGTACTACCGCATTAGCGTGGTTCCCTTGCTGCTTCCGCCCTTGCGCGAAAGGCGGGATGATATTGCGCTGCTGGCTACTCAGTTTCTTAGAAGTTTCAACAGCGAAAATGGCCGTTCGTTGGCTTTCGATCCGAGTGCGGTTGAGACCCTGATGAACTGTGAATTTCCCGGCAATGTGCGCGAGCTTGAAAACTGTGTCCAACGGACGGCAACGTTGGCGCCCGGACCGTCAATCGTCAAAAGTGATTTTGCGTGCTGGCAAGGTCAGTGCCTTTCCTCGAAGCTATGGAAGAGCAAGCCGCACGAGACAGGACTTCTGCGGGGGCTGGATGTACCGCTGCCTGTTAATCCCTCCACAGAGGCGACTGACGCTGCCGATCCGGTGCCGCCCTACGGCGGCGCGCTGGCTCCGCTCACACCTGCCGGCGCAGCTCTCGCAGGTGGCCCGAGGATTGCCGATCGCGAGCGCGTCATTGCGGCAATGGAAAGGTCCGGCTGGGTACAGGCAAAGGCGGCGCGCCTGCTTGGATTGACGCCGCGTCAAATCGGGTACGCACTGAGAAAATACGGGATCGAGATCAAGCGCTTCTAA
- a CDS encoding NAD(P)-dependent oxidoreductase has product MAYGMTRLSAATPGTARQRIGLIGAGRMGTGMGISLLRHGAELHIKANKSRVGAERLIGMGAYEHTAISELARHVSAVVLSLPSSCEVEAVCLGQHGLFAHLARQSLILDCTTSYPASTLALAEQALKRDLHFVDAPVTRSPEQAEEGHLNAIVGSSENTFAAAARVLTAFCENIVHVGDVGQGHKLKLVYNSMTMGIAAVAAEACQFAEAIDVDLATLRCLVSRGATNSGIFQNFAAFLLGEKRNALAISIANARKDIDCGVRLANETALRVPVLTAAAQKLHTSVAEGKGELTLPHLALSEEHRS; this is encoded by the coding sequence ATGGCGTATGGTATGACTCGTTTATCAGCAGCAACGCCAGGGACGGCACGACAAAGAATTGGCTTGATCGGCGCAGGACGCATGGGAACGGGGATGGGAATCAGCCTTTTGCGTCATGGCGCCGAGCTGCATATCAAAGCCAACAAAAGCCGTGTTGGCGCGGAACGCCTGATTGGCATGGGTGCCTACGAGCACACCGCAATTTCCGAATTGGCTCGGCATGTAAGTGCCGTCGTTTTATCCCTGCCCTCAAGCTGCGAGGTTGAGGCAGTCTGCCTTGGGCAACATGGGCTATTTGCACATTTGGCTCGACAGAGCTTGATACTTGACTGCACAACATCCTATCCCGCTTCAACACTTGCTTTGGCAGAGCAGGCTCTAAAGCGTGACTTACACTTCGTTGATGCTCCCGTAACACGAAGCCCCGAACAAGCAGAGGAAGGACATCTCAACGCCATCGTTGGGTCGAGTGAAAACACCTTTGCCGCCGCTGCTCGTGTTCTTACCGCATTTTGCGAGAACATTGTCCATGTGGGTGATGTTGGGCAAGGCCATAAGCTCAAGCTTGTCTACAATAGCATGACGATGGGCATTGCGGCAGTGGCTGCCGAAGCTTGCCAGTTTGCCGAAGCCATTGATGTTGACCTTGCAACCTTACGCTGTTTGGTCAGTCGCGGTGCCACCAACAGCGGGATATTTCAAAATTTCGCAGCCTTTTTGTTGGGCGAAAAGCGGAATGCTTTGGCGATATCGATTGCAAATGCCAGGAAGGATATCGACTGCGGCGTGCGATTGGCAAACGAGACGGCGTTGAGGGTCCCGGTTCTGACTGCCGCCGCGCAAAAGCTCCACACTTCTGTTGCAGAAGGCAAAGGTGAATTGACGTTGCCCCATCTCGCGCTATCCGAAGAACATAGATCTTAG
- a CDS encoding HAD family hydrolase has product MKPALVFDWNGTLLDDSDALLQTANIILGRLGRAAIDVKTFRDSFDVPLSAFFRNLGMSDRDIETVDRDDCAMFHDTYEPLADKAVMRGGARCILETAREQGVSSIIVSNHILDPLRNQLRRHGIDDCITEVLAFESRATQFKSMSKGERLRRYMQAYNLNPSSTVIVGDMPVETDIARDLGLISIAITGGCVSASRLQAAQPDYLIEDHHTLMTILQDRGLFEAS; this is encoded by the coding sequence ATGAAACCTGCTCTTGTATTCGATTGGAATGGAACACTCCTCGACGACTCCGACGCATTGCTGCAAACCGCGAACATCATACTTGGCCGCCTCGGCCGCGCTGCTATCGATGTAAAGACGTTTCGCGACAGCTTCGACGTCCCACTTTCCGCGTTCTTTCGTAACCTAGGAATGTCGGACAGGGATATCGAGACTGTCGACCGAGATGATTGTGCTATGTTTCACGACACCTATGAACCCTTGGCGGACAAGGCCGTTATGCGCGGTGGCGCGCGATGCATTTTGGAAACAGCACGAGAACAGGGCGTTTCTAGCATTATCGTCAGTAACCATATCCTCGATCCCCTTCGCAACCAATTACGAAGACATGGCATCGATGATTGCATCACGGAAGTGCTGGCATTTGAAAGCCGCGCTACTCAATTCAAGAGCATGAGCAAAGGGGAGCGGCTTCGTCGATATATGCAGGCATACAATCTGAACCCAAGCTCAACTGTCATCGTCGGGGACATGCCTGTCGAAACGGATATTGCACGCGATCTTGGCTTGATCAGCATAGCCATTACCGGCGGATGTGTGTCCGCGTCACGTTTGCAAGCGGCGCAACCAGATTATCTCATTGAGGACCATCATACACTAATGACCATTTTGCAGGACCGCGGTCTTTTTGAAGCCTCATAA
- a CDS encoding nodulation protein NodZ, with translation MKLFHRELPQIRILSLPSGGTLDRRSVVSSPIQPLTETGNAKMLVSDSMNDRFVVSRRRTGFGDCLWSLASAWHYAKRTGRTLAIDWRGSCYIDQPFTNAFPVFFEPIQAIDGVPVICDDQINQVSFPGPFFPRWWNRAPIDCVYRPDEQIFQERDELDRLFQSPEDVDANTVVCDACLMWRCDPDAERQIFRTIRPQPEIRARIDAIYQEHFQGHSIIGVHVRHGNGEDIMGHKPYWADPELAFRQVCTAIHKAKAIPHRSPIKVFLCTDSALIVEKLSGVFPDLFVIPKHFQAPHAGPLHNGELGAEGGFSALIEMYLLGRCDTVIRFPPTSAFTRYARLVAPRVMEFDLNNPSRLILIEGSSERLVTS, from the coding sequence ATGAAGCTCTTTCACCGCGAGCTTCCGCAGATCCGGATCCTCAGTTTGCCATCGGGCGGCACCTTAGATCGGCGTTCTGTAGTAAGTTCTCCTATCCAACCTCTTACTGAGACAGGCAACGCAAAAATGCTCGTCAGTGACTCGATGAATGATCGGTTCGTGGTTTCTCGACGACGAACCGGATTCGGTGACTGCTTATGGTCGTTGGCATCAGCTTGGCATTACGCAAAGCGGACCGGGCGGACGTTGGCGATCGATTGGCGTGGCTCATGTTATATCGATCAACCATTCACTAACGCCTTTCCAGTGTTCTTCGAGCCAATTCAAGCGATCGACGGAGTACCAGTCATTTGCGATGACCAGATCAATCAGGTATCATTTCCAGGGCCGTTCTTCCCACGCTGGTGGAATAGGGCGCCGATAGATTGCGTTTATCGGCCAGATGAACAGATTTTCCAAGAGCGTGACGAACTGGATCGACTCTTCCAAAGCCCGGAAGATGTTGACGCTAACACTGTGGTGTGCGACGCCTGCTTAATGTGGCGCTGCGATCCGGATGCCGAACGGCAGATATTTCGGACGATCAGACCCCAACCCGAAATTCGGGCTCGAATTGATGCCATTTACCAGGAGCACTTTCAGGGACACAGCATAATCGGAGTGCATGTTCGTCACGGCAACGGCGAAGATATCATGGGACATAAGCCCTATTGGGCGGATCCAGAATTGGCGTTTCGGCAGGTATGTACTGCCATCCATAAGGCGAAAGCGATACCGCATAGAAGCCCGATAAAGGTGTTCTTGTGTACGGACAGCGCGCTGATTGTCGAAAAGCTATCTGGAGTATTCCCCGATCTCTTCGTTATCCCAAAGCATTTCCAAGCACCTCATGCTGGACCTTTACACAATGGAGAACTTGGCGCCGAAGGCGGGTTTTCTGCTCTGATTGAGATGTATCTCCTCGGCCGATGCGATACCGTCATTCGGTTTCCACCGACGAGCGCTTTCACGCGCTATGCTCGCCTCGTCGCGCCACGGGTTATGGAGTTCGATTTGAATAACCCATCGCGGTTGATTTTGATTGAAGGGTCGTCTGAACGGCTCGTGACGTCATGA
- a CDS encoding carbamoyltransferase: MLCLGLSGGLDKVYENPLELPKTFLHDGAAVLVRDGRVIAAVEEERLNRIKHSNKFPSSAIRYCLATAGVQLHDIDRIAFYATEGYCNTMLERLLVSQPNVSIPLDARLLLRTLLAQEFGAEVEESRLSFVHHHHAHAASAFAMSGFEQSLIFAVDGGGDFLSGVLAVGSGTEMAELASFPERNSLGLFYLEAIRYLGYDLFDEYKIMGLAPYGDPAPFRELFEQFYELLDNGDYRVHLDRIGPTLLRSIQVRTKGMPFTQQHRDVSASLQEALERIVFHILRHYRKTTGMKRLCLAGGVAHNCTVNGKLLYSGLFEDIFVQPAAHDAGCALGAALMVSGDLGMPAPVERLQDVYWGPDIGSERAVERELSAWAGHLDVERHDDIAASAAGWMADGAVIGWVQGRSEFGPRALGNRSILADPRPASNKGRINAMVKKREGYRPFAPSVLEEDANEFFELPEGKREFPFMNFVVRVRDSKRSVLGAITHVDGTARLQTVSRKSNPVYWEVISAFKERTGIPVLLNTSFNNNAEPIVDSVSDAITTFLTTDLDGLVVGPFLVKKRTTGLDDWTALTVSLPAYASLHRVRAFTAEDRQETACEIRRGHSNRDGVRISHGLFDLLMQIEGETVLGALLNTITLDRSKHEALVNELLGLWEQRCVRLHPPRATRTANGGSAGHPAAEPENVNIDFV; this comes from the coding sequence ATGCTGTGTCTAGGATTGAGCGGTGGGCTGGATAAGGTCTATGAAAATCCACTGGAGCTGCCTAAGACGTTTCTGCACGACGGCGCTGCGGTGCTTGTCCGGGACGGGCGCGTCATAGCAGCCGTCGAGGAGGAACGCCTCAATCGGATCAAGCACTCCAACAAGTTCCCAAGCAGCGCGATCCGATACTGCCTTGCAACTGCCGGAGTGCAGCTCCACGACATCGATCGGATCGCGTTCTACGCTACCGAGGGCTATTGCAATACCATGCTGGAGCGGCTGCTCGTGTCTCAGCCGAATGTCTCCATTCCATTGGATGCCAGACTGTTGCTGAGGACGTTGCTGGCGCAGGAGTTCGGCGCTGAGGTCGAAGAATCTCGGCTCTCGTTCGTGCACCACCATCATGCGCACGCCGCGAGCGCATTTGCGATGTCAGGCTTCGAGCAAAGTCTGATTTTTGCCGTCGATGGCGGTGGCGATTTTCTCTCGGGGGTATTGGCTGTAGGGTCGGGCACGGAAATGGCGGAACTCGCAAGTTTCCCGGAGCGTAACTCTTTAGGGCTATTTTATCTCGAGGCCATCCGATATCTCGGATATGATTTGTTCGACGAGTATAAGATTATGGGACTTGCTCCCTACGGAGACCCTGCACCCTTTCGCGAGCTCTTCGAACAGTTCTACGAACTCTTGGACAATGGTGACTATCGTGTTCACCTAGATCGAATCGGGCCGACGTTGCTCCGCAGCATCCAGGTTCGAACAAAGGGAATGCCATTCACACAGCAGCATCGAGATGTGAGTGCTTCCTTGCAGGAAGCGCTAGAGCGGATCGTGTTTCACATCCTGCGGCACTATCGGAAGACGACTGGAATGAAGCGTTTGTGCCTGGCTGGAGGGGTAGCCCACAACTGCACCGTGAATGGTAAGCTGCTCTACTCCGGATTGTTCGAAGACATATTCGTCCAACCTGCTGCGCATGACGCCGGCTGCGCATTAGGCGCGGCTTTAATGGTGTCCGGCGATTTGGGCATGCCGGCCCCAGTTGAGCGACTTCAAGATGTCTATTGGGGCCCCGACATCGGAAGCGAGCGAGCCGTAGAGCGCGAGCTGAGTGCATGGGCGGGGCACCTCGACGTTGAACGTCATGATGACATAGCAGCGAGTGCAGCCGGTTGGATGGCTGATGGTGCTGTGATCGGCTGGGTCCAGGGGCGTTCCGAGTTCGGGCCACGTGCGCTTGGCAATCGCAGCATTCTTGCTGATCCTCGACCGGCTTCAAACAAGGGCCGGATCAACGCGATGGTAAAAAAGCGCGAGGGCTATCGGCCGTTCGCGCCGTCAGTGCTGGAGGAGGACGCGAACGAATTTTTCGAGCTCCCAGAAGGCAAACGCGAATTCCCATTCATGAATTTCGTGGTTCGCGTGCGCGATTCCAAACGTAGTGTGCTCGGCGCAATCACGCATGTCGATGGTACTGCTCGGCTGCAGACCGTGTCGCGCAAATCAAACCCGGTTTACTGGGAGGTGATCAGTGCCTTCAAAGAGCGGACAGGCATTCCGGTGCTGCTCAATACGTCGTTCAACAACAATGCCGAGCCGATCGTGGATTCCGTTTCTGACGCGATCACCACATTCTTGACGACCGATCTGGATGGACTTGTGGTTGGGCCGTTCCTCGTCAAAAAGCGGACTACAGGGCTGGACGACTGGACCGCGCTCACCGTTTCATTACCCGCTTATGCGTCTCTTCATCGAGTCCGCGCCTTTACTGCAGAAGATCGTCAGGAGACTGCATGCGAGATCCGCAGGGGACATTCGAACCGTGACGGCGTGCGTATTTCGCATGGCTTGTTCGATCTTCTGATGCAGATCGAGGGAGAGACGGTGCTTGGAGCGCTTCTCAATACGATTACTCTAGACCGATCCAAACACGAAGCTCTTGTGAACGAATTGTTGGGATTGTGGGAGCAGCGTTGTGTTCGGCTGCATCCGCCTCGCGCTACCCGCACGGCCAATGGTGGCAGTGCAGGGCACCCCGCAGCAGAACCGGAAAACGTCAATATAGACTTTGTCTAG
- a CDS encoding ABC transporter permease — protein sequence MGEGYAATMPVNAYNWIAVWLRNFLAWRKIALASILGNLADPITNMFGLGFGLGIIVGRVDGTSYISFVAAGMVATSAMTAATFETMYAAFARMETKRTWEAILSTQLTLGDIILGELVWAASKAVLAGTAIGVVAAVLGYAPWTSILYAMPIIALTGLAFASLAMVVISLAPTYDYFVFYQMLVVTPMVFLCGAVFPVSQMPSSFQHLAALLPLAHSVDLIRPTMLGRPTLDIGVHIGALCIYAVLPFFVSTALFRRRLMR from the coding sequence ATGGGTGAGGGTTATGCAGCGACCATGCCCGTCAATGCGTACAACTGGATCGCGGTGTGGCTTCGCAATTTCTTGGCGTGGAGGAAAATTGCGCTTGCATCGATTCTCGGCAATCTCGCCGATCCGATAACCAATATGTTTGGCCTCGGGTTCGGTCTCGGGATCATCGTCGGGCGCGTTGACGGTACTTCATACATCTCGTTTGTGGCGGCCGGCATGGTCGCAACGAGCGCCATGACGGCTGCGACCTTTGAAACCATGTACGCGGCTTTTGCCCGCATGGAAACAAAGCGCACCTGGGAAGCAATCCTGTCCACACAGCTCACGTTGGGAGATATCATCCTAGGTGAATTGGTCTGGGCAGCCAGCAAGGCTGTTTTGGCCGGGACGGCGATCGGGGTTGTCGCCGCCGTGCTGGGCTATGCGCCATGGACGTCCATTCTCTATGCGATGCCAATAATTGCTCTGACTGGCCTCGCTTTCGCCAGCCTGGCAATGGTCGTCATATCGCTTGCGCCCACGTATGACTATTTCGTGTTTTACCAAATGCTTGTTGTCACACCCATGGTGTTTCTATGCGGCGCAGTCTTCCCGGTGAGCCAAATGCCGAGCTCATTTCAGCATTTGGCGGCCTTGTTGCCGCTGGCTCATTCGGTCGACCTCATCCGTCCAACGATGCTCGGCCGCCCGACGCTCGACATCGGCGTACATATAGGTGCGCTCTGCATTTACGCGGTATTGCCGTTTTTTGTGTCGACGGCACTGTTTCGTCGACGTCTGATGCGTTGA
- the nodI gene encoding nodulation factor ABC transporter ATP-binding protein NodI, with translation MSTAAIDLAGIRKSFGGKLVVNELSFTVARGECFGLLGPNGAGKSTTARMILGMMSPDAGEIRVLGEPVPTRARWARKRLGVVPQFDNLELEFTVRENLLVFGRYFGMGARKIESMIPSLLDFARLESKAGTRVSELSGGMKRRLTLARALINDPDLLVMDEPTTGLDPHARHLIWERLRLLLARGKTILLTTHFMEEAERLCDRLCVLENGIKIAEGKPHALIEEQIGCNVIEIYGGNPQELCALIRPFARHLEISGETVFCYTPEPEQVLMQLRGRAALRLMQRPPNLEDVFLRLTGREMEK, from the coding sequence ATGTCCACCGCAGCAATCGACCTTGCCGGCATAAGAAAGTCGTTTGGTGGCAAGCTTGTTGTCAACGAGCTGTCGTTCACCGTGGCTCGTGGAGAGTGCTTCGGCTTGCTGGGGCCGAACGGCGCCGGCAAGAGCACAACCGCGCGTATGATTCTCGGCATGATGTCGCCCGATGCAGGAGAGATAAGGGTACTTGGTGAGCCTGTGCCGACTCGAGCTCGCTGGGCACGTAAGCGCCTCGGCGTGGTCCCGCAGTTCGATAATCTCGAACTCGAGTTTACCGTCCGAGAGAACCTGCTGGTTTTCGGCCGATACTTCGGAATGGGCGCGCGCAAGATCGAGAGTATGATCCCGTCACTGCTTGATTTCGCTCGCCTCGAGAGCAAGGCGGGCACCCGCGTCTCCGAACTGTCGGGCGGGATGAAGCGGCGGCTGACTCTGGCGCGTGCCCTCATCAACGATCCCGATCTCCTGGTCATGGACGAGCCGACCACTGGCCTCGATCCGCACGCGCGGCACTTGATCTGGGAGCGCCTGCGATTGCTGCTGGCGCGCGGAAAAACGATTCTTTTGACCACGCACTTCATGGAAGAGGCGGAGCGGTTATGCGATCGGCTGTGCGTGCTTGAGAATGGAATCAAGATCGCCGAAGGCAAGCCTCACGCGCTGATCGAAGAGCAGATTGGCTGTAACGTAATCGAGATCTACGGGGGCAATCCTCAGGAGCTGTGTGCTTTGATCAGGCCCTTTGCGCGGCACCTGGAAATAAGCGGCGAGACTGTATTTTGTTATACGCCCGAACCAGAGCAGGTCCTCATGCAATTGCGCGGGCGCGCCGCCCTTCGCCTTATGCAGCGCCCTCCAAATCTCGAGGACGTCTTTTTGCGACTGACCGGGCGCGAAATGGAGAAATGA
- the nodU gene encoding nodulation protein NodU: protein MRICGIKLTHDGSIAVVDDGRLVFCTEQEKRGNNPRYQAIDNLDAIVAALAEHGLDPQDIDQFVIDGWDGEVESHFQVLSGMVPIVLKGAPYVERRAEGLLDAVEGFGLILGSKAFSYRSYPHVTGHVASAYCTSPFAHAGQPALCLVWDGSIFPRLYYVERQSVRFIECLFPMVGHAYAAAGHHFGPYRQANRTSWDLGVAGKLMAYIALGSVDEDIVAVFQEVYERRFAADTEQARRYRADIYNADSSLRALHDFFDASAMRLNSKRPEDVLASFHVFLERLLVKEIALVLLRHSSLPGARNLCVAGGCGLNIKWNSALRASGLFDHVWVPPFPNDSGSAIGAACSAIAAEKGFVPLEWSIYSGPPLQDSEIPKEWWAEPCSLRELAAILASNKPVIFLAGRAELGPRALGGRSILAAATSPEMKDLLNDIKRREHFRPVAPICLEDRAPTIFSPGTPDPYMLFDHQTREEWRDKIPAVVHLDGSARLQTIPRTSQHKVAELLVEYERITGIPLLCNTSANHHGRGFFPDAAAACHWARVDHVWCDGLLWTKTAVKEPSSAEQLLPA from the coding sequence ATGCGCATCTGCGGTATCAAGCTAACCCATGACGGTTCGATCGCTGTTGTCGATGACGGGCGACTTGTTTTCTGCACCGAGCAGGAGAAGCGCGGCAATAATCCCCGGTACCAAGCCATCGACAATCTCGATGCAATCGTCGCCGCGCTGGCGGAGCATGGTCTGGATCCTCAGGATATTGATCAGTTTGTTATTGATGGTTGGGACGGAGAGGTCGAGTCGCATTTCCAGGTTCTGAGCGGGATGGTACCTATCGTTCTCAAAGGCGCCCCGTATGTTGAACGCCGTGCCGAGGGTCTTCTCGATGCCGTTGAGGGCTTTGGCCTGATTCTCGGCAGTAAGGCGTTCTCGTATCGCAGCTATCCGCACGTCACGGGACACGTCGCATCGGCATACTGCACCAGCCCCTTCGCCCACGCCGGGCAACCCGCGTTATGCCTGGTATGGGACGGCTCCATCTTTCCACGATTGTACTATGTTGAACGCCAAAGCGTGCGGTTCATTGAATGCTTATTTCCAATGGTCGGTCACGCTTATGCTGCCGCCGGCCACCATTTCGGACCTTATCGGCAGGCCAACCGTACCAGTTGGGACCTGGGCGTGGCCGGCAAGCTGATGGCCTACATCGCGCTCGGATCTGTTGATGAAGACATCGTTGCAGTGTTTCAGGAGGTCTATGAAAGGCGCTTCGCAGCAGATACGGAGCAGGCTCGCCGTTATCGCGCCGATATCTATAATGCGGACTCGTCGCTTCGCGCTTTGCACGACTTCTTTGACGCGAGCGCGATGCGACTGAACTCCAAGCGGCCGGAAGACGTGCTCGCATCGTTTCATGTGTTTCTGGAGCGACTCCTCGTCAAGGAAATCGCATTGGTGCTGCTGCGGCATTCCTCGCTTCCGGGAGCGCGGAACCTATGTGTAGCCGGCGGTTGCGGCCTCAATATCAAATGGAACAGCGCACTACGCGCGTCTGGTTTGTTCGACCATGTATGGGTGCCGCCCTTTCCGAACGACAGCGGATCCGCGATTGGTGCCGCTTGCTCCGCCATCGCGGCGGAGAAAGGATTCGTTCCGCTTGAGTGGTCCATCTACAGCGGTCCGCCCCTGCAAGATAGCGAGATCCCGAAAGAATGGTGGGCCGAACCATGCAGTTTGCGCGAGCTTGCGGCGATTCTCGCCAGCAACAAGCCCGTCATCTTTCTGGCCGGACGGGCTGAGCTCGGTCCGCGTGCGTTGGGCGGCAGGAGTATTCTTGCAGCCGCGACGTCGCCAGAGATGAAGGATCTTCTCAACGACATCAAACGCCGCGAGCACTTCCGACCGGTGGCACCGATATGCTTGGAAGATCGAGCGCCGACCATTTTCAGCCCTGGAACGCCCGATCCTTACATGCTCTTCGATCACCAGACACGGGAGGAATGGCGAGACAAAATACCGGCTGTTGTCCATCTGGACGGCTCTGCGCGATTGCAGACAATCCCCAGAACGTCTCAGCACAAGGTCGCCGAGCTCCTGGTCGAGTATGAACGGATCACGGGAATTCCACTGCTGTGCAATACAAGCGCCAACCACCACGGACGCGGGTTCTTCCCGGATGCCGCTGCAGCGTGCCATTGGGCGCGCGTTGACCATGTATGGTGCGACGGCCTGCTCTGGACCAAAACGGCCGTAAAGGAGCCATCGTCGGCCGAACAACTTCTTCCAGCCTAG
- the nodS gene encoding nodulation methyltransferase NodS — MPDKKYELLERELAAGDPWRLDSNPFEQERYAKMLRMSRSKEAIRNALEVGCAAGTFTERLAPHCQRLMVVDVMRRAINRAHQRTNGASHITWIVADIQRFWTAEPFDLIVVTEVLYYLADMAELRAAIRNLIDMLAPDGRLVFGSALDETCRRWGHPAGAETAIDILKEALTEVERMQCRADSGDEECLLVLFRKPVQSSGN; from the coding sequence CGTGGCGCCTTGACAGTAATCCGTTCGAACAGGAGCGATACGCCAAGATGCTCCGAATGTCACGTTCCAAAGAGGCCATTCGGAATGCGCTCGAAGTGGGATGCGCGGCCGGCACGTTCACGGAAAGGCTCGCCCCCCATTGCCAACGCCTCATGGTGGTCGATGTCATGCGGCGGGCGATAAATCGGGCCCACCAACGGACGAATGGGGCGTCGCACATCACCTGGATCGTCGCGGACATTCAACGGTTTTGGACCGCGGAGCCGTTCGATCTGATCGTGGTGACGGAAGTTCTCTACTACCTCGCGGATATGGCCGAACTGCGTGCGGCGATCCGGAACCTCATCGACATGCTAGCGCCAGACGGGCGCCTGGTTTTCGGATCGGCGCTTGATGAGACATGCAGGCGCTGGGGACACCCTGCCGGTGCTGAGACAGCCATCGACATCTTGAAAGAGGCGTTGACCGAGGTCGAACGCATGCAATGCCGGGCGGACTCGGGTGACGAAGAGTGCCTCCTCGTTCTCTTCCGAAAACCGGTTCAATCGTCAGGAAATTGA